The Mytilus trossulus isolate FHL-02 chromosome 3, PNRI_Mtr1.1.1.hap1, whole genome shotgun sequence genome contains a region encoding:
- the LOC134711250 gene encoding echinoderm microtubule-associated protein-like 2 isoform X7 yields MDFVPDDILDGLLRQDQVEVCERVTYLEKKVRVQEDEIVCLKSAVADILRRLNQVEAEKAQNSILPTKPVFKSSTPHKTTPRTPRRTPLDNVYVTPPTRHSTPPSSAKSRTPIKKWGSMTNSTELNGSHNVRRSVSQTNLLSRSQQKQGSKDPQWNSEEGNLRIYLRGRPVSLYAPSDLADYSVDKEVTTPDQKLQLEYVFGYRGRDCRSNLYYLNGEVIYFCAGVVVLHNPEEQTQRHYLGHTDDVKCLAIHPDKVRVATGQVAGHDRKDSKKKKEESDKKPHVRIWHSTSLNTLHVIGIGDFDRSVCCLSFSKQDGGAKLCVVDESNEHELFVYDVEKGRKLASTKGSQDPVLAVEFHPSEPNSIIDVGKGHIQFWTLESGKLTKKSGVFDKVDKPKYMLCIAFAENGDVITGDSNGSIVVWPKGSTKAGQAITGAHEGGIFSICVDPEDGTILTGGGKDRKIIQWDSSYQRTGLMKEIGEEYGGVRMISKGQGGPTLIGTTKNAILCGSLDLELQPLVQGHIDELWGLACHPSQQQFLTAGSDKMIHMWDSTAKTAVWSLELPDPGHSCCFSPDGSAVVVGMETGRWVAIDTSTHNIVAEHTDGNEQIECCLFSPDGSHLALGSRDNYIYVYDVQEGGQKYNRIGRCHGHSSFITHIDWSADGKYICSNSGDYEVLFWNVPSCEQETSSSSLRDVEWASQNCTLSFATAGIWPRGADGTDINNCAKAHKKPLLVSADDFGKVNLFKYPCSQPKTKCQSFKAHSSHVTNVAFLFDDSRVLSTGGNDMSVMQWQIVAADND; encoded by the exons caCAGAACAGCATTCTTCCTACCAAACCAGTATTCAAGTCTTCTACACCTCATAAAACAACCCCTAGAACACCAAGACGTACTCCGTTAGATAATGTGTACGTTACACCACCAACTAGACACTCAACACCGCCATCCTCGGCAAAGTCAAGAACTCCAATCAAGAAATGGGGCTCAATGACAAACTCAACAGAATTGAATGGATCTCATAATGTCAG ACGTAGCGTTTCACAGACCAATCTATTATCACGGAGTCAACAAAAACAAGG ttCTAAAGATCCCCAATGGAATTCAG aGGAGGGAAATTTAAGAATATACCTGAGGGGACGACCAGTCAGTTTGTATGCTCCTTCAGATTTAGCAGATTATTCTGTAGATAAAGAAGTGACAACACCAGACCAGAAATTACAACTAGAATATGT TTTTGGATATAGAGGTAGAGATTGTAGGTCTAATCTGTACTACCTGAATGGAGAAGTCATTTACTTCTGTGCTGGTGTGGTGGTGCTCCACAATCCGGAGGAACAAACACAGAGACATTATCTTGGACACACAGATGATGTTAAGTG tttggCAATTCACCCTGATAAAGTGAGGGTAGCCACTGGTCAAGTTGCTGGACATGACAGAAAGGATTCTAAG aaaaagaaagaagagTCTGATAAAAAG CCACATGTGCGTATCTGGCACTCGACTAGTCTGAACACACTTCATGTCATTGGGATTGGTGACTTTGACAGATCTGTCTGCTGCTTGTCATTTTCTAAACAG GATGGTGGAGCTAAATTGTGTGTTGTTGATGAAAGTAATGAACATGAACTGTTTGTGTACGATGTGGAGAAAGGTCGTAAGCTGGCTAGTACTAAA GGTAGTCAAGATCCTGTATTAGCTGTTGAATTCCATCCATCAGAACCAAATAGTATAATAGATGTAGGCAAAGGACACATACAGTTTTGGACCTTGGAATCTGGAAAACTGACTAAAAAAAGTGGCGTGTTTGAC aAAGTGGACAAGCCAAAGTACATGTTGTGTATTGCTTTTGCTGAGAATGGTGACGTTATTACTGGTGACTCAAATGGCAGCATAGTTGTCTGGCCCAAAG GAAGCACTAAGGCCGGTCAAGCAATAACTGGGGCACATGAAGGTGGAATATTCTCCATCTGTGTAGACCCAGAGGATGGAACCATATTAACAGGGGGTGGAAAAGatagaaaaattatacaatGGGACAGTTCATATCAACGTACTGGACTCATGAAAGag ATAGGTGAAGAGTATGGTGGTGTTAGAATGATCAGTAAAGGTCAAGGTGGACCAACATTGATTGGAACTACAAAGAATGCAATACTATGTGGGTCATTGGACTTAGAGCTGCAACCTTTAGTTCAG GGCCACATTGATGAGCTGTGGGGACTTGCCTGTCATCCATCACAACAACAGTTCTTGACTGCAGGATCAGATAAGATGATTCACATGTGGGACAGTACAGCAAAGACAGCTGTCTGGTCTTTAGAATTACCG GACCCTGGACATTCATGTTGTTTCAGTCCAGATGGCAGTGCAGTAGTTGTTGGCATGGAAACAGGCAGATGGGTTGCCATAGATACATCAACACACAACATAGTGGCTGAGCATACTGATGGCAATGAACAGATAGAATGTTGTTTATTTTCGCCAG atgGATCTCACTTAGCACTTGGTTCTAgggacaattatatatatgtttatgatgTCCAGGAGGGAGGACAGAAATACAATCGTATTGGTAGATGTCAT GGCCATAGTAGTTTTATAACACATATTGACTGGTCAGCTGATGGGAAATATATATGCAGTAACTCAGGAGATTATGAAGTTCTATTCT GGAATGTACCCAGTTGTGAGCAGGAGACCTCATCTTCCTCATTAAGAGATGTTGAATGGGCTTCACAAAACTGTACCTTGTCATTTGCTACTGCAG GAATCTGGCCAAGAGGTGCTGATGGAACTGACATAAACAACTGTGCAAAAGCACATAAAAAACCACTACTGGTATCAGCTGATGATTTTGGCAAAGTCAATCTGTTCAAGTATCCATGTAGTCAGCCTAAG acaAAATGTCAGTCCTTCAAAGCTCACAGTAGTCATGTGACCAACGTAGCGTTCCTATTTGACGATTCTCGTGTGCTGTCAACAGGAGGCAATGACATGTCTGTAATGCAGTGGCAGATAGTGGCAGCTGATAATGACTGA
- the LOC134711250 gene encoding echinoderm microtubule-associated protein-like 2 isoform X6, with amino-acid sequence MEEQSAPKQDGLLRQDQVEVCERVTYLEKKVRVQEDEIVCLKSAVADILRRLNQVEAEKAQNSILPTKPVFKSSTPHKTTPRTPRRTPLDNVYVTPPTRHSTPPSSAKSRTPIKKWGSMTNSTELNGSHNVRRSVSQTNLLSRSQQKQGSKDPQWNSEEGNLRIYLRGRPVSLYAPSDLADYSVDKEVTTPDQKLQLEYVFGYRGRDCRSNLYYLNGEVIYFCAGVVVLHNPEEQTQRHYLGHTDDVKCLAIHPDKVRVATGQVAGHDRKDSKKKKEESDKKPHVRIWHSTSLNTLHVIGIGDFDRSVCCLSFSKQDGGAKLCVVDESNEHELFVYDVEKGRKLASTKGSQDPVLAVEFHPSEPNSIIDVGKGHIQFWTLESGKLTKKSGVFDKVDKPKYMLCIAFAENGDVITGDSNGSIVVWPKGSTKAGQAITGAHEGGIFSICVDPEDGTILTGGGKDRKIIQWDSSYQRTGLMKEIGEEYGGVRMISKGQGGPTLIGTTKNAILCGSLDLELQPLVQGHIDELWGLACHPSQQQFLTAGSDKMIHMWDSTAKTAVWSLELPDPGHSCCFSPDGSAVVVGMETGRWVAIDTSTHNIVAEHTDGNEQIECCLFSPDGSHLALGSRDNYIYVYDVQEGGQKYNRIGRCHGHSSFITHIDWSADGKYICSNSGDYEVLFWNVPSCEQETSSSSLRDVEWASQNCTLSFATAGIWPRGADGTDINNCAKAHKKPLLVSADDFGKVNLFKYPCSQPKTKCQSFKAHSSHVTNVAFLFDDSRVLSTGGNDMSVMQWQIVAADND; translated from the exons caCAGAACAGCATTCTTCCTACCAAACCAGTATTCAAGTCTTCTACACCTCATAAAACAACCCCTAGAACACCAAGACGTACTCCGTTAGATAATGTGTACGTTACACCACCAACTAGACACTCAACACCGCCATCCTCGGCAAAGTCAAGAACTCCAATCAAGAAATGGGGCTCAATGACAAACTCAACAGAATTGAATGGATCTCATAATGTCAG ACGTAGCGTTTCACAGACCAATCTATTATCACGGAGTCAACAAAAACAAGG ttCTAAAGATCCCCAATGGAATTCAG aGGAGGGAAATTTAAGAATATACCTGAGGGGACGACCAGTCAGTTTGTATGCTCCTTCAGATTTAGCAGATTATTCTGTAGATAAAGAAGTGACAACACCAGACCAGAAATTACAACTAGAATATGT TTTTGGATATAGAGGTAGAGATTGTAGGTCTAATCTGTACTACCTGAATGGAGAAGTCATTTACTTCTGTGCTGGTGTGGTGGTGCTCCACAATCCGGAGGAACAAACACAGAGACATTATCTTGGACACACAGATGATGTTAAGTG tttggCAATTCACCCTGATAAAGTGAGGGTAGCCACTGGTCAAGTTGCTGGACATGACAGAAAGGATTCTAAG aaaaagaaagaagagTCTGATAAAAAG CCACATGTGCGTATCTGGCACTCGACTAGTCTGAACACACTTCATGTCATTGGGATTGGTGACTTTGACAGATCTGTCTGCTGCTTGTCATTTTCTAAACAG GATGGTGGAGCTAAATTGTGTGTTGTTGATGAAAGTAATGAACATGAACTGTTTGTGTACGATGTGGAGAAAGGTCGTAAGCTGGCTAGTACTAAA GGTAGTCAAGATCCTGTATTAGCTGTTGAATTCCATCCATCAGAACCAAATAGTATAATAGATGTAGGCAAAGGACACATACAGTTTTGGACCTTGGAATCTGGAAAACTGACTAAAAAAAGTGGCGTGTTTGAC aAAGTGGACAAGCCAAAGTACATGTTGTGTATTGCTTTTGCTGAGAATGGTGACGTTATTACTGGTGACTCAAATGGCAGCATAGTTGTCTGGCCCAAAG GAAGCACTAAGGCCGGTCAAGCAATAACTGGGGCACATGAAGGTGGAATATTCTCCATCTGTGTAGACCCAGAGGATGGAACCATATTAACAGGGGGTGGAAAAGatagaaaaattatacaatGGGACAGTTCATATCAACGTACTGGACTCATGAAAGag ATAGGTGAAGAGTATGGTGGTGTTAGAATGATCAGTAAAGGTCAAGGTGGACCAACATTGATTGGAACTACAAAGAATGCAATACTATGTGGGTCATTGGACTTAGAGCTGCAACCTTTAGTTCAG GGCCACATTGATGAGCTGTGGGGACTTGCCTGTCATCCATCACAACAACAGTTCTTGACTGCAGGATCAGATAAGATGATTCACATGTGGGACAGTACAGCAAAGACAGCTGTCTGGTCTTTAGAATTACCG GACCCTGGACATTCATGTTGTTTCAGTCCAGATGGCAGTGCAGTAGTTGTTGGCATGGAAACAGGCAGATGGGTTGCCATAGATACATCAACACACAACATAGTGGCTGAGCATACTGATGGCAATGAACAGATAGAATGTTGTTTATTTTCGCCAG atgGATCTCACTTAGCACTTGGTTCTAgggacaattatatatatgtttatgatgTCCAGGAGGGAGGACAGAAATACAATCGTATTGGTAGATGTCAT GGCCATAGTAGTTTTATAACACATATTGACTGGTCAGCTGATGGGAAATATATATGCAGTAACTCAGGAGATTATGAAGTTCTATTCT GGAATGTACCCAGTTGTGAGCAGGAGACCTCATCTTCCTCATTAAGAGATGTTGAATGGGCTTCACAAAACTGTACCTTGTCATTTGCTACTGCAG GAATCTGGCCAAGAGGTGCTGATGGAACTGACATAAACAACTGTGCAAAAGCACATAAAAAACCACTACTGGTATCAGCTGATGATTTTGGCAAAGTCAATCTGTTCAAGTATCCATGTAGTCAGCCTAAG acaAAATGTCAGTCCTTCAAAGCTCACAGTAGTCATGTGACCAACGTAGCGTTCCTATTTGACGATTCTCGTGTGCTGTCAACAGGAGGCAATGACATGTCTGTAATGCAGTGGCAGATAGTGGCAGCTGATAATGACTGA
- the LOC134711250 gene encoding echinoderm microtubule-associated protein-like 2 isoform X8, translating to MEVGVVEHAMMISLDASKDPQWNSEEGNLRIYLRGRPVSLYAPSDLADYSVDKEVTTPDQKLQLEYVFGYRGRDCRSNLYYLNGEVIYFCAGVVVLHNPEEQTQRHYLGHTDDVKCLAIHPDKVRVATGQVAGHDRKDSKKKKEESDKKPHVRIWHSTSLNTLHVIGIGDFDRSVCCLSFSKQDGGAKLCVVDESNEHELFVYDVEKGRKLASTKGSQDPVLAVEFHPSEPNSIIDVGKGHIQFWTLESGKLTKKSGVFDKVDKPKYMLCIAFAENGDVITGDSNGSIVVWPKGSTKAGQAITGAHEGGIFSICVDPEDGTILTGGGKDRKIIQWDSSYQRTGLMKEIGEEYGGVRMISKGQGGPTLIGTTKNAILCGSLDLELQPLVQGHIDELWGLACHPSQQQFLTAGSDKMIHMWDSTAKTAVWSLELPDPGHSCCFSPDGSAVVVGMETGRWVAIDTSTHNIVAEHTDGNEQIECCLFSPDGSHLALGSRDNYIYVYDVQEGGQKYNRIGRCHGHSSFITHIDWSADGKYICSNSGDYEVLFWNVPSCEQETSSSSLRDVEWASQNCTLSFATAGIWPRGADGTDINNCAKAHKKPLLVSADDFGKVNLFKYPCSQPKTKCQSFKAHSSHVTNVAFLFDDSRVLSTGGNDMSVMQWQIVAADND from the exons atggaGGTTGGAGTTGTAGAACATGCGATGATGATTTCTTTAGACGC ttCTAAAGATCCCCAATGGAATTCAG aGGAGGGAAATTTAAGAATATACCTGAGGGGACGACCAGTCAGTTTGTATGCTCCTTCAGATTTAGCAGATTATTCTGTAGATAAAGAAGTGACAACACCAGACCAGAAATTACAACTAGAATATGT TTTTGGATATAGAGGTAGAGATTGTAGGTCTAATCTGTACTACCTGAATGGAGAAGTCATTTACTTCTGTGCTGGTGTGGTGGTGCTCCACAATCCGGAGGAACAAACACAGAGACATTATCTTGGACACACAGATGATGTTAAGTG tttggCAATTCACCCTGATAAAGTGAGGGTAGCCACTGGTCAAGTTGCTGGACATGACAGAAAGGATTCTAAG aaaaagaaagaagagTCTGATAAAAAG CCACATGTGCGTATCTGGCACTCGACTAGTCTGAACACACTTCATGTCATTGGGATTGGTGACTTTGACAGATCTGTCTGCTGCTTGTCATTTTCTAAACAG GATGGTGGAGCTAAATTGTGTGTTGTTGATGAAAGTAATGAACATGAACTGTTTGTGTACGATGTGGAGAAAGGTCGTAAGCTGGCTAGTACTAAA GGTAGTCAAGATCCTGTATTAGCTGTTGAATTCCATCCATCAGAACCAAATAGTATAATAGATGTAGGCAAAGGACACATACAGTTTTGGACCTTGGAATCTGGAAAACTGACTAAAAAAAGTGGCGTGTTTGAC aAAGTGGACAAGCCAAAGTACATGTTGTGTATTGCTTTTGCTGAGAATGGTGACGTTATTACTGGTGACTCAAATGGCAGCATAGTTGTCTGGCCCAAAG GAAGCACTAAGGCCGGTCAAGCAATAACTGGGGCACATGAAGGTGGAATATTCTCCATCTGTGTAGACCCAGAGGATGGAACCATATTAACAGGGGGTGGAAAAGatagaaaaattatacaatGGGACAGTTCATATCAACGTACTGGACTCATGAAAGag ATAGGTGAAGAGTATGGTGGTGTTAGAATGATCAGTAAAGGTCAAGGTGGACCAACATTGATTGGAACTACAAAGAATGCAATACTATGTGGGTCATTGGACTTAGAGCTGCAACCTTTAGTTCAG GGCCACATTGATGAGCTGTGGGGACTTGCCTGTCATCCATCACAACAACAGTTCTTGACTGCAGGATCAGATAAGATGATTCACATGTGGGACAGTACAGCAAAGACAGCTGTCTGGTCTTTAGAATTACCG GACCCTGGACATTCATGTTGTTTCAGTCCAGATGGCAGTGCAGTAGTTGTTGGCATGGAAACAGGCAGATGGGTTGCCATAGATACATCAACACACAACATAGTGGCTGAGCATACTGATGGCAATGAACAGATAGAATGTTGTTTATTTTCGCCAG atgGATCTCACTTAGCACTTGGTTCTAgggacaattatatatatgtttatgatgTCCAGGAGGGAGGACAGAAATACAATCGTATTGGTAGATGTCAT GGCCATAGTAGTTTTATAACACATATTGACTGGTCAGCTGATGGGAAATATATATGCAGTAACTCAGGAGATTATGAAGTTCTATTCT GGAATGTACCCAGTTGTGAGCAGGAGACCTCATCTTCCTCATTAAGAGATGTTGAATGGGCTTCACAAAACTGTACCTTGTCATTTGCTACTGCAG GAATCTGGCCAAGAGGTGCTGATGGAACTGACATAAACAACTGTGCAAAAGCACATAAAAAACCACTACTGGTATCAGCTGATGATTTTGGCAAAGTCAATCTGTTCAAGTATCCATGTAGTCAGCCTAAG acaAAATGTCAGTCCTTCAAAGCTCACAGTAGTCATGTGACCAACGTAGCGTTCCTATTTGACGATTCTCGTGTGCTGTCAACAGGAGGCAATGACATGTCTGTAATGCAGTGGCAGATAGTGGCAGCTGATAATGACTGA